The Geothrix sp. genome window below encodes:
- the rpmC gene encoding 50S ribosomal protein L29, whose product MTKKNPFSDLTGKSVEELAQLEAELAAKRFTLRFQHAVGQVENTAEIRKTRRELARVKTALATKLA is encoded by the coding sequence ATGACCAAGAAGAACCCCTTTTCCGATTTGACCGGCAAGAGCGTCGAGGAGCTGGCGCAACTGGAGGCCGAACTGGCCGCCAAGCGCTTCACCCTCCGCTTCCAGCACGCCGTGGGCCAGGTCGAGAACACCGCCGAGATCCGCAAGACTCGCCGTGAACTCGCCCGCGTCAAGACGGCCCTGGCCACGAAGCTGGCCTAG
- the rpsS gene encoding 30S ribosomal protein S19, giving the protein MARSLKKGPFIDAHLQKKVEVAQAANDKRVIKTWSRRSTVVPQMIGLTLAVHNGNKFIPVYVTENMIGHKLGEFSLTRTFKGHAGKSDSKAKGK; this is encoded by the coding sequence ATGGCACGATCCCTGAAAAAAGGCCCGTTCATTGACGCCCACCTCCAGAAGAAGGTGGAAGTTGCCCAGGCGGCCAACGACAAGCGCGTGATCAAGACCTGGTCCCGCCGGTCGACGGTCGTCCCGCAGATGATCGGACTGACCCTCGCCGTGCACAACGGCAACAAGTTCATTCCCGTGTATGTCACTGAGAACATGATCGGCCACAAGCTCGGCGAATTTTCGCTGACCCGCACCTTCAAGGGTCACGCCGGCAAGTCCGATTCCAAGGCGAAGGGGAAGTAG
- the rplN gene encoding 50S ribosomal protein L14, protein MIQMGTMLTVADNSGAKKICCILPLGGGVGKIAQLGDVITASVKEAIPGGTVKKKAVVQAVIVRQRKAYRRKDGSYIRFDENAAVIIKKDGEPVGTRVFGPVARELRERKYMKIVSLAPEVL, encoded by the coding sequence ATGATCCAGATGGGAACCATGCTCACCGTCGCCGACAACTCCGGCGCCAAGAAGATCTGCTGCATCCTGCCCCTGGGCGGTGGTGTGGGCAAGATCGCCCAGCTTGGCGATGTCATCACCGCCTCCGTCAAGGAAGCGATCCCCGGTGGCACCGTCAAGAAGAAGGCCGTCGTCCAGGCCGTGATCGTCCGCCAGCGCAAGGCCTACCGCCGCAAGGACGGCTCCTACATCCGCTTCGACGAGAACGCCGCCGTCATCATCAAGAAGGATGGCGAGCCCGTCGGCACCCGCGTGTTCGGCCCTGTGGCCCGCGAACTGCGTGAGCGGAAGTACATGAAGATCGTCTCCCTCGCCCCTGAGGTGCTGTAA
- the rplV gene encoding 50S ribosomal protein L22, whose protein sequence is MVSTATVRHLRGSAQKARLVVDLIRGKHVGEAQWVLAQAKKYAAAPIRKLLDSAVANAIDKNPSVNPDELLVKTAFVDEGFRMKRVRPAPMGRAYRVQKRTCHITIQLASAAGEE, encoded by the coding sequence ATCGTTTCCACCGCCACCGTTCGCCACCTGCGCGGCTCGGCCCAGAAGGCCCGCCTCGTGGTGGACCTGATCCGCGGCAAGCATGTCGGCGAGGCCCAGTGGGTGCTCGCGCAGGCCAAGAAGTACGCTGCCGCCCCCATCCGCAAGCTTCTCGATTCCGCCGTGGCCAACGCCATCGACAAGAATCCCTCCGTCAACCCGGACGAGCTTCTGGTGAAGACCGCCTTCGTGGACGAGGGCTTCCGCATGAAGCGCGTCCGCCCCGCCCCCATGGGCCGCGCCTACCGGGTCCAGAAGCGCACCTGCCATATCACCATCCAGCTCGCGTCCGCGGCCGGGGAGGAGTAG
- the rplD gene encoding 50S ribosomal protein L4 has translation MAAFQHPVVNLENKPAGTVELLAEVFKLEDVNQHLIWEAVRHFLAKRRAGTAKTKDKWEVSGSGKKLWKQKGTGRARVGSIRSPLWKGGGTTHGPHPRSYDYAFPKKARRAALRNALSAKLASGQIVVVENWDVTSHKTKSLIQTLGKLGVTGSALLVGTEASEKLSMAAGNNPKLQTIESLGVNVYELLKYDQVIFSKEAVLALQEVVKP, from the coding sequence ATGGCAGCGTTCCAGCACCCCGTCGTCAATCTCGAGAACAAGCCCGCGGGCACTGTTGAGTTGTTGGCCGAAGTCTTCAAGCTCGAGGATGTGAACCAGCACCTGATCTGGGAAGCGGTCCGCCACTTCCTGGCCAAGCGCCGCGCCGGCACCGCCAAGACCAAGGACAAGTGGGAAGTGAGCGGCTCCGGCAAGAAGCTCTGGAAGCAGAAGGGCACCGGCCGCGCCCGCGTGGGCTCCATCCGCAGCCCGCTGTGGAAGGGCGGCGGCACCACCCACGGTCCGCACCCCCGCTCCTATGACTACGCCTTCCCCAAGAAGGCCCGTCGCGCCGCCCTGCGCAACGCGCTGTCCGCCAAGTTGGCGAGCGGCCAGATCGTGGTGGTCGAGAACTGGGATGTGACATCCCACAAGACCAAGTCCCTGATCCAGACCCTCGGCAAGCTCGGCGTGACCGGTTCGGCGCTCCTCGTGGGCACCGAGGCCAGCGAGAAGCTCTCCATGGCCGCCGGCAACAACCCCAAGCTGCAGACGATCGAGAGCCTGGGCGTCAATGTCTATGAGCTCCTCAAGTACGACCAGGTGATCTTCTCCAAGGAAGCCGTCCTGGCCCTCCAGGAAGTGGTGAAGCCATGA
- a CDS encoding type Z 30S ribosomal protein S14 gives MAKISKIVKDSRKPKFSTQHRNRCKCCGRPRGYMRKFELCRLCFRKFALNGELPGVQKSSW, from the coding sequence ATGGCCAAGATTTCCAAAATCGTCAAGGATTCGCGCAAGCCGAAGTTCTCGACCCAGCACCGCAATCGTTGCAAGTGCTGCGGCCGTCCCCGGGGCTACATGCGCAAGTTTGAACTCTGCCGTCTGTGCTTCCGCAAGTTCGCCCTCAACGGCGAGCTCCCGGGCGTCCAGAAGTCCAGCTGGTAA
- the rplX gene encoding 50S ribosomal protein L24, which translates to MKLKKGDQIVVIAGKEKGKTGTISKVSPATNHVVVAGLNMIKKATKPNAQTGEGGGIVEKEAPIHASNVMLLDPKTGKGTRHRSK; encoded by the coding sequence ATGAAGCTCAAGAAGGGCGATCAGATCGTCGTCATCGCCGGCAAGGAGAAGGGCAAGACCGGGACCATTTCCAAGGTCAGCCCCGCCACCAACCATGTGGTCGTCGCCGGTCTGAACATGATCAAGAAGGCCACCAAGCCGAACGCCCAGACGGGCGAGGGCGGCGGGATTGTGGAGAAGGAGGCCCCCATCCACGCCTCCAATGTCATGCTCCTCGACCCCAAAACCGGCAAGGGCACCCGCCACCGTTCCAAGTAA
- the rpsC gene encoding 30S ribosomal protein S3 yields MGQKVHPYGFRLIYQKNWHSKWFSKRDYATLLHEDIKLRRELKKQLHSLNAMVSKIDIERAADKVTVRIYTARPGIVIGRKGAEIDKLREDLQKRLNRPVSVDIQEIKKPEVDAQLVAEGVAQQLERRIAFRRAMRKAEEAAIRFGAKGFKIKVAGRLNGAEIARTEDYLSGQMPLQTIRAGVDYGFAEAHTTYGIIGIKVWVNLGDQVAETVKR; encoded by the coding sequence ATGGGTCAGAAGGTCCACCCGTACGGGTTCCGCCTCATCTACCAGAAGAACTGGCACAGCAAGTGGTTCTCCAAGCGCGACTACGCCACGCTGCTCCACGAGGACATCAAGCTCCGCCGCGAACTGAAGAAGCAGCTGCACAGCCTCAACGCGATGGTTTCGAAGATCGACATCGAGCGCGCGGCCGACAAGGTCACCGTTCGCATCTACACCGCCCGCCCCGGCATTGTCATCGGCCGCAAGGGTGCTGAGATCGACAAGCTCCGCGAGGACCTGCAGAAGCGCCTGAACCGTCCCGTGTCCGTGGACATCCAGGAGATCAAGAAGCCCGAAGTGGATGCCCAGCTCGTGGCCGAGGGCGTCGCCCAGCAGCTCGAGCGCCGCATTGCCTTCCGTCGCGCCATGCGCAAGGCGGAAGAGGCTGCGATCCGCTTCGGCGCCAAGGGTTTCAAGATCAAGGTCGCCGGCCGCCTGAATGGCGCGGAGATCGCCCGGACCGAGGATTACCTCTCCGGCCAGATGCCCCTGCAGACCATCCGCGCGGGCGTTGACTACGGTTTTGCCGAGGCCCATACGACCTACGGGATCATCGGCATCAAGGTTTGGGTGAATCTGGGCGACCAGGTTGCCGAGACCGTGAAGCGCTGA
- the rplE gene encoding 50S ribosomal protein L5, whose protein sequence is MTATQGHAEPRVKARYHQEVVSKLKEEFAFSSAMQVPRLQKIVINMGVGDAIQNIKVLDVAVDELTAIAGQKAIVRKAKKSVAQFKLRAGMPIACMVTLRGPRMWEFFDRLVTLSLPRVRDFRGVPTKSFDGRGNYTLGLKDQLIFQEIDYSRVDKMKGMNITFVTTAANDAEARALLAHLGMPFRK, encoded by the coding sequence ATGACTGCCACGCAAGGCCACGCGGAGCCCCGCGTCAAGGCTCGCTACCACCAGGAGGTGGTGTCGAAGCTCAAGGAAGAGTTCGCCTTCTCTTCCGCCATGCAGGTGCCCCGCCTGCAGAAGATCGTCATCAACATGGGCGTCGGCGACGCCATCCAGAACATCAAGGTCCTGGATGTGGCCGTGGACGAGCTGACCGCCATCGCCGGCCAGAAGGCCATTGTGCGCAAGGCCAAGAAGAGCGTCGCCCAGTTCAAGCTGCGCGCCGGCATGCCCATCGCCTGCATGGTGACCCTGCGCGGTCCCCGCATGTGGGAGTTCTTCGACCGCCTGGTGACCCTGTCCCTTCCCCGCGTCCGCGATTTCCGCGGCGTGCCCACCAAGTCCTTCGACGGCCGCGGCAATTACACGCTGGGCCTGAAGGATCAGCTGATCTTCCAGGAGATCGACTACTCGCGGGTGGACAAGATGAAGGGCATGAACATCACCTTCGTGACCACCGCTGCCAACGACGCCGAAGCGCGGGCCCTGCTCGCCCACCTCGGTATGCCCTTCCGCAAATAG
- the rplB gene encoding 50S ribosomal protein L2: protein MSIKQLKPTTPGQRGMSKFGFEEITTDTPERSLIAKKNRTGGRSNTGRITTRHIGGGHKRQYRIIDFKRNKLEVPAKVATIEYDPNRTARIALLVYADGEKRYILAPDGLEVGRTVVAGKNADILVGNALPLRNIPVGNTVHNIEMKPGKGGQIARAAGTFAQLVAKEDDYAQLRMPSGEIRKIHLECYATIGTVGNLQHENIQIGKAGRTRWKGIRPTVRGVVMNPVDHPHGGGEGRTSGGRHPVTPWGQPTRGYKTRGNRRTDKFIVKRIN, encoded by the coding sequence ATGAGCATCAAGCAGCTCAAGCCCACGACCCCCGGTCAGCGCGGCATGTCCAAGTTCGGCTTCGAGGAAATCACCACGGACACGCCTGAGCGTTCGTTGATTGCCAAGAAGAACCGCACTGGCGGCCGTTCCAACACCGGCCGGATCACCACTCGCCACATCGGCGGTGGCCACAAGCGCCAGTACCGCATCATCGACTTCAAGCGCAACAAGCTCGAGGTGCCCGCCAAGGTGGCCACCATCGAGTACGATCCCAACCGCACCGCCCGCATCGCCCTGCTGGTCTATGCGGATGGCGAGAAGCGCTACATCCTGGCCCCCGATGGCCTGGAAGTGGGCCGCACCGTGGTGGCCGGCAAGAACGCCGACATCCTGGTGGGCAACGCGCTTCCCCTGCGGAACATTCCCGTGGGCAACACCGTTCACAACATCGAGATGAAGCCCGGCAAGGGCGGCCAGATCGCCCGCGCCGCCGGCACATTCGCCCAGCTCGTGGCCAAGGAAGACGACTACGCCCAGCTCCGCATGCCCTCTGGTGAGATCCGCAAGATCCACCTCGAGTGCTACGCGACCATCGGCACCGTCGGCAACCTGCAGCACGAGAACATCCAGATCGGCAAGGCCGGCCGCACCCGCTGGAAGGGCATCCGCCCGACCGTCCGCGGCGTGGTCATGAACCCCGTCGACCACCCGCACGGTGGTGGCGAGGGCCGCACCTCCGGTGGCCGTCACCCCGTGACGCCCTGGGGCCAGCCGACTCGTGGCTACAAGACCCGTGGCAACCGTCGCACGGACAAGTTCATCGTCAAGCGGATCAACTAG
- the rplR gene encoding 50S ribosomal protein L18, whose product MANDINIRRDKTKARIRGRVSGTPERPRLTIYKSLKRIYVQAVDDTQGITLAAASSLEKDLRGSLKNGANIEAAKAVGASIAARLKEKGITSVVFDRNGYVYHGRVKALADSAREAGLQF is encoded by the coding sequence ATGGCGAACGACATCAACATTCGACGCGACAAGACCAAGGCCCGCATCCGCGGCCGCGTGAGCGGGACCCCCGAGCGGCCCCGCCTCACCATCTACAAGAGCCTGAAGCGGATCTATGTGCAGGCGGTGGACGACACCCAGGGCATCACCCTGGCTGCCGCCAGCAGCCTGGAGAAGGACCTCCGCGGTTCCCTGAAGAATGGCGCCAACATCGAGGCCGCCAAGGCCGTCGGTGCCAGCATCGCCGCCCGTCTCAAGGAGAAGGGCATCACCTCGGTGGTGTTCGACCGGAACGGCTACGTTTACCACGGCCGCGTCAAGGCGCTGGCTGACAGCGCCCGCGAAGCCGGGCTCCAGTTCTAG
- the rpsE gene encoding 30S ribosomal protein S5, protein MATAELKDNKETRNSESGEFKDQVIYVGRVTKVVKGGKNFSFSALVVVGDGNGKVGFGLGKALEVPSAIKKGIESAKRNMIKVPLTPNGSLPHPVTGIFGSGSVLLKPAPEGTGIIAGAAVRAIMEAAGVHNVMTKSLGSSNPHNVVRATFEGLKDLMDPYTVLTNRGLDQAEV, encoded by the coding sequence ATGGCGACTGCAGAGCTCAAAGACAACAAGGAAACCCGCAACTCCGAATCCGGGGAATTCAAGGACCAGGTCATTTATGTCGGCCGCGTCACCAAGGTGGTGAAGGGGGGCAAGAACTTCTCCTTCTCCGCGCTGGTGGTCGTCGGCGACGGCAACGGCAAGGTCGGCTTCGGCCTCGGCAAGGCCCTCGAAGTGCCTTCGGCCATCAAGAAGGGCATCGAGAGCGCCAAGCGCAACATGATCAAGGTTCCCCTCACCCCGAACGGCAGCCTGCCGCACCCGGTGACGGGCATCTTCGGCTCCGGCAGCGTGCTGCTGAAGCCGGCTCCCGAGGGCACCGGCATCATCGCCGGCGCCGCGGTGCGCGCCATCATGGAAGCGGCCGGCGTCCACAATGTGATGACGAAGAGCCTGGGCTCCTCCAACCCCCACAATGTGGTTCGCGCCACATTCGAGGGTCTGAAGGACCTCATGGATCCCTACACGGTCCTGACCAATCGGGGCCTGGATCAGGCGGAGGTTTAA
- the rpsH gene encoding 30S ribosomal protein S8 yields MHTDPIADYLTRIRNGIMAGHDAVVVPASKVKAGLCGILKQEGYIHSFKQVEHENRVYLIVNLKYVKDKENVIHGLRRVSRPGLRIYSGAQEIPEVHGGLGIAILSTPKGLLTGKDAKKQNVGGEVLAHIW; encoded by the coding sequence ATGCATACCGATCCCATCGCTGACTACCTCACCCGCATCCGTAACGGCATCATGGCCGGTCACGATGCCGTGGTGGTGCCCGCCTCCAAGGTCAAGGCCGGTCTCTGCGGCATCTTGAAGCAGGAGGGCTACATCCACTCCTTCAAGCAGGTGGAGCACGAGAACCGCGTCTACCTCATCGTCAACCTGAAGTATGTGAAGGATAAGGAGAATGTGATCCACGGCCTGCGCCGCGTGTCCCGTCCCGGCCTCCGCATCTACTCCGGCGCGCAGGAGATTCCCGAGGTCCACGGCGGCCTGGGCATTGCCATCCTGTCCACTCCGAAGGGTCTCCTGACGGGCAAGGACGCCAAGAAGCAGAATGTCGGCGGCGAAGTCCTCGCCCACATCTGGTAA
- the rplP gene encoding 50S ribosomal protein L16: MLMPKKVKNRKTQKGRTRGVATRGNDLAFGDFGLKAMEHCWLTNREIEAARIAMTRHIKRGGKIWIRIFPDRPTTSKPAETRMGSGKGAPDGWVAVIRPGRILFEMEGVTEEIAREALRLAQMKLSVASEFVSRTPPEE, translated from the coding sequence ATGCTGATGCCCAAGAAGGTCAAGAACCGTAAAACCCAGAAGGGCCGCACCCGCGGCGTCGCCACCCGTGGCAACGATCTCGCTTTCGGCGATTTCGGCCTCAAGGCGATGGAGCATTGCTGGCTCACCAACCGTGAGATCGAAGCTGCCCGTATCGCCATGACCCGCCACATCAAGCGCGGCGGCAAGATCTGGATCCGCATCTTCCCCGATCGTCCCACCACCTCGAAGCCCGCGGAAACCCGCATGGGCTCCGGCAAGGGGGCTCCGGACGGCTGGGTGGCGGTGATCCGCCCCGGACGCATCCTCTTCGAGATGGAGGGCGTGACCGAGGAAATCGCACGCGAGGCCCTGCGCCTGGCCCAGATGAAGCTGTCCGTGGCGTCCGAGTTCGTCAGCCGCACGCCGCCGGAGGAGTGA
- the rplC gene encoding 50S ribosomal protein L3, with protein MSKGIIGKKLGMTQIFNEQGQIVPVTVIQAGPCVVVQRKTSAKDGYEAVQIGFVDPNGGKRASKAEKGHCEKLGVAPVRVLREIKVDASDAAKPGDSVLASAFEAKTKVNVTGISKGKGFAGVIKRHHFAGGRATHGSMFHRAPGSIGQSSYPSRVFPGMRMAGHMGDAQVTVRNLEIAKVDVENNLLLIKGAVPGPKGGYIVIKQEA; from the coding sequence ATGTCCAAAGGAATCATCGGAAAGAAGCTGGGGATGACCCAGATCTTCAATGAGCAGGGCCAGATCGTCCCCGTGACGGTCATCCAGGCCGGCCCCTGCGTGGTCGTGCAGCGCAAGACCTCCGCGAAGGATGGCTACGAGGCCGTCCAGATCGGATTCGTCGACCCCAATGGCGGCAAGCGCGCCTCCAAGGCCGAGAAGGGCCACTGCGAGAAGCTGGGCGTCGCCCCGGTCCGCGTGCTCCGCGAGATCAAGGTTGATGCCTCCGACGCCGCCAAGCCCGGCGACAGCGTCCTGGCCAGCGCCTTCGAGGCGAAGACCAAGGTCAATGTCACCGGCATCAGCAAGGGCAAGGGTTTCGCCGGCGTCATCAAGCGGCACCACTTCGCCGGTGGCCGTGCGACCCACGGCTCCATGTTCCACCGCGCGCCTGGCTCCATCGGCCAGTCCAGCTATCCCAGCCGCGTGTTCCCCGGGATGCGCATGGCCGGCCACATGGGCGATGCCCAGGTGACCGTCCGCAACCTGGAGATCGCGAAGGTGGATGTCGAGAACAACCTGCTGCTCATCAAGGGCGCCGTCCCCGGCCCCAAGGGTGGGTACATCGTCATCAAGCAGGAGGCCTAG
- a CDS encoding 50S ribosomal protein L23 — MTKIFDVIRKPLLTEKGQILREKNIQVFEVATWATKHQIKEAVELLLQSKVKGIRTVRIPSRTKRLGRFVGTSSPRKKAYVELVEGAPASE, encoded by the coding sequence ATGACCAAGATCTTCGATGTGATCCGCAAGCCCCTTCTCACTGAAAAGGGCCAGATCCTCCGGGAGAAGAACATCCAGGTGTTCGAAGTGGCCACCTGGGCCACCAAGCACCAGATCAAGGAAGCCGTGGAGCTCCTGCTCCAGTCCAAGGTGAAGGGCATCCGCACCGTGCGGATCCCCAGCCGGACCAAGCGTCTGGGCCGTTTCGTGGGGACTTCCAGCCCCCGCAAGAAGGCCTATGTCGAACTCGTCGAGGGCGCGCCCGCGTCCGAATAA
- the rpsQ gene encoding 30S ribosomal protein S17, with translation MSLENKMIRNGVVVSNKADKTVVVKVERKFQHPLYHRTVKQTAKFMAHDETNACAIGDVVKIVETRPLSKRKRWMVLEILQKAGE, from the coding sequence ATGAGCCTCGAAAACAAGATGATTCGTAACGGCGTGGTGGTCTCCAACAAGGCCGACAAGACGGTGGTGGTGAAGGTGGAGCGCAAGTTCCAGCACCCGCTCTACCACCGCACGGTCAAGCAGACTGCCAAGTTCATGGCCCACGATGAGACCAACGCCTGCGCCATCGGCGATGTGGTCAAGATCGTGGAGACCCGCCCCCTTTCCAAGCGCAAGCGCTGGATGGTCCTCGAGATCCTCCAGAAGGCCGGCGAGTAA
- the rplO gene encoding 50S ribosomal protein L15 — protein sequence MKLNELRPAEGATKSRKRLGRGKGSGLGKTSGRGEKGQKSRSGYRSKRGFEGGQMPLVRRLPKRGFTNIFAPETKEITLSLISIHFKDGETVTLEALRERKLVNSRVEKIVVLASGELTAKVNVVADRITKGAREAILAKGGTIQEPVAKSAE from the coding sequence ATGAAGCTCAACGAACTCCGGCCCGCAGAGGGCGCCACCAAGTCCCGCAAGCGCCTCGGCCGCGGCAAGGGCTCCGGCCTGGGCAAGACCTCCGGTCGCGGTGAAAAGGGCCAGAAGTCCCGGTCCGGCTACCGCAGCAAGCGCGGCTTCGAGGGTGGCCAGATGCCCCTCGTCCGCCGTCTGCCCAAGCGCGGCTTCACCAACATCTTCGCTCCCGAAACCAAGGAGATCACCCTCAGTCTCATCTCCATCCACTTCAAGGATGGCGAGACGGTCACGCTCGAGGCCCTCCGCGAGAGGAAGCTCGTCAACTCCCGCGTGGAGAAGATCGTGGTGCTGGCCAGTGGCGAGCTCACCGCCAAGGTGAATGTCGTCGCCGATCGCATCACCAAGGGCGCCCGGGAAGCCATCCTGGCCAAGGGCGGCACCATTCAGGAGCCCGTCGCGAAGTCTGCCGAGTAA
- the rpsJ gene encoding 30S ribosomal protein S10 → MKDNIRIRLRAFDHRLLDQSTREIVDTAKRTGAQVAGPIPLPTRTNKYTVNRSPHVDKKSRDQFEIRTHKRLLDILNPTQNTVDTLMRLDLPAGVDVEIKVFSRQGNR, encoded by the coding sequence ATGAAAGACAACATCCGCATCCGTTTGCGTGCCTTCGACCACCGTCTGCTCGATCAGAGCACCCGCGAGATCGTGGACACCGCCAAGCGCACGGGCGCCCAGGTGGCGGGACCGATTCCCCTCCCCACCCGGACGAACAAGTACACCGTCAACCGTTCCCCCCACGTGGACAAGAAGAGCCGGGACCAGTTCGAGATCCGCACGCACAAGCGGCTGCTCGACATCCTGAACCCGACTCAGAACACCGTGGACACTCTCATGCGCCTGGACCTGCCCGCTGGCGTCGACGTGGAGATCAAGGTCTTCAGCCGTCAGGGCAACCGGTAG
- the rplF gene encoding 50S ribosomal protein L6 yields MSRIGKKPVTLPKGVKVTVTGSEAVVEGAKGKLSCPIPAGITLDVQADSVTLTRINDEAQNRAYHGLTRALLGNAVTGVTEGWKKELDIVGVGYKAAMDGAKLRLELGYSHPINYEAPAGIQMAVEKATHIVVSGIDRQLVGQVAADIRKFRKPEPYKGKGVMYTGEVIRRKAGKTGK; encoded by the coding sequence ATGTCTCGAATCGGAAAGAAGCCCGTGACGCTGCCCAAGGGCGTGAAGGTCACAGTCACCGGGTCCGAGGCCGTCGTCGAGGGCGCCAAGGGCAAGCTCAGCTGCCCGATCCCCGCCGGGATCACGCTCGATGTCCAGGCCGACTCCGTCACCCTCACCCGCATCAACGATGAGGCCCAGAACCGGGCCTACCACGGCCTCACCCGTGCCCTTCTTGGCAACGCCGTCACCGGCGTCACCGAGGGCTGGAAGAAGGAACTGGACATCGTCGGCGTGGGCTACAAGGCCGCCATGGACGGCGCCAAGCTCCGCCTGGAGCTGGGCTACAGCCACCCCATCAACTACGAGGCCCCTGCGGGCATCCAGATGGCCGTCGAAAAGGCCACGCACATCGTCGTGAGCGGCATCGACCGGCAGCTGGTGGGCCAGGTCGCCGCCGACATCCGGAAGTTCCGCAAGCCTGAGCCTTACAAGGGCAAGGGCGTCATGTACACCGGCGAAGTCATCCGCCGCAAGGCCGGCAAGACCGGGAAGTAA
- the rpmD gene encoding 50S ribosomal protein L30, producing MSQFIGKQVVLTLKRSIICTTPKHRAFMQTLGLKRPGDTRECEYTPNVHGMVKLVPHLIGVQVKG from the coding sequence ATGTCGCAGTTCATCGGCAAGCAGGTGGTGCTGACCCTCAAGCGCTCCATCATCTGCACCACTCCCAAGCACCGTGCCTTCATGCAGACCCTCGGTCTGAAGCGGCCCGGCGATACCCGCGAATGCGAATACACCCCCAATGTCCATGGGATGGTCAAGCTGGTCCCCCATCTCATCGGCGTTCAGGTGAAGGGGTAG